TCTTGTTACTGGGTTATATGGCCCTCGCGTTAAGTGTCAGAAACTCGAGGAAATTAAGAATGCTCGCGAGACTAGCTCCTTGCTAACCGAAAGTGAGGTGCTCGGACGAGACGAGGAGAGGGACCTGATAGTTGAATGGCTGATCGAACCGGGAGATGCCGATGTCAATGTCTCCACTTTTACAATTGTTGGTATGGGCGGGATCGGGAAGACCACTCTTGCTCAATTGGTCTATCGCAACGAAAGAGTGCAAGAGTACTTCGACCCGATTGTGTGGGTTTGCATTTCTCAGGAGTTCAATGTAACTGTGATAACAAAAAAGATTTTAGAATGTGTAAGTAGGGAGCATTTTGGCGACAACAGTCTACATGCACTCCATGAGAATCTTAAACAAAAACTAACGTCGAAGAGGTTTTTGCTCATACTGGATGATGTTTGGAACGATGATAAAATGATGGCGTGGGAGAAATTGGTTGCTCCTTTGAAATTCGGACAGAGAGGAAGCAAGATTCTGTTGACAACTCGGATGCGTTCGGTTGCAGATATGGCGGCAAAAGTGATGAAATGCAAACAGGaatcattaaatctaaataagtTGGAGGAGAGCGACTATATGTTGCTTTTCAATAAGCATGCATTCCTCGGTGTGAATCCTGATGATTATAAAAACTTGCAACTGATTGGCGAACAGATAGCGAAGAAACTTGGAGGATGCCCATTGGCCATAAAGGTCATGGGAGGAATGCTGAACTCCTGCATGGACTATGAATATTGGAAGAAAATCCTGGAAAAAGACAATGTGAAATTACAACAAGGAAACGACGACATCATGAAAGTTTTAAGATTAAGCTACGATCACTTATCCACAAACTTACAACTCTGCTTTAGATATTGTAGTTTATTTCCGCAGGATCATATGTTTAAGAGAAAAAAGTTGGTCAATATGTGGATTGGTTCGGGTCTGATTCCACAATCTATTTGTGGCAGGGAAAGGCCAGAGGATATCGGAAAGGAGTATTTAAATCTTTTGACAAGAAAATCATTCTTTACCTGTAAAACCCATGATAATAGGGTGGAAATTactaaaaagtattttatgCACGATCTGCTGCATGACCTAGCACGATCTGTTTCTCTAGGAGAATGCATCAAAATAGGAGGTGATGTTGCAGAAAATATTATTCCAAAAACAGTTCGACACTTATCTGTCGAAATGCTTAATCTTCTTTCTATTAGAGAGATCTCCAATCTTAAGAATGTGCACACTCTAGTCATTTCTGTTAAAGAGGACAATAGGCATAATGCAGATCATGCACTTGAATTTATCGAGGTTATAAAAGGGTTTAGAAAGTTACGCTTATTGATCTTAGATGTGAATT
This portion of the Ananas comosus cultivar F153 unplaced genomic scaffold, ASM154086v1, whole genome shotgun sequence genome encodes:
- the LOC109704064 gene encoding putative disease resistance protein RGA1, whose protein sequence is MALPFIAESAASAIIENLVSTCSSYLEACPAACGMQDELERLQHTLPQVQAVLTAVEGGAPVMVQNKALETWLWQLRDAVENAEDVLDELEYYELQKTIQDRDDKVRGILSNCKRKFDSFVNRIFSDDTLKRLREAVKGLDRVIAGMGPLLHLVTGLYGPRVKCQKLEEIKNARETSSLLTESEVLGRDEERDLIVEWLIEPGDADVNVSTFTIVGMGGIGKTTLAQLVYRNERVQEYFDPIVWVCISQEFNVTVITKKILECVSREHFGDNSLHALHENLKQKLTSKRFLLILDDVWNDDKMMAWEKLVAPLKFGQRGSKILLTTRMRSVADMAAKVMKCKQESLNLNKLEESDYMLLFNKHAFLGVNPDDYKNLQLIGEQIAKKLGGCPLAIKVMGGMLNSCMDYEYWKKILEKDNVKLQQGNDDIMKVLRLSYDHLSTNLQLCFRYCSLFPQDHMFKRKKLVNMWIGSGLIPQSICGRERPEDIGKEYLNLLTRKSFFTCKTHDNRVEITKKYFMHDLLHDLARSVSLGECIKIGGDVAENIIPKTVRHLSVEMLNLLSIREISNLKNVHTLVISVKEDNRHNADHALEFIEVIKGFRKLRLLILDVNFHSYKLPNALSSLIHLRYLSLSLQKVVNESIEYDALTNLVNLRSLDVSDDVIENIPYISKLPFIHILKNFIVQEKSGYKIGELKNLRELRHLCIRKLENVKSSEEAIEANLNEKKYLKSLGLRWSEGHSNSAEADEQLLDNLCPHINLKKMRIQQYQGAKSPCWMTNLSLVNLTTIELIDCKRWEHLSPLWQFSSLQHLFLQGLHAIKQIDCSFFGSNNGCAFPSLKKLLLWDMPNLEEWIGIDDSKNIFRLLKT